The Streptomyces seoulensis genome contains a region encoding:
- the mmsA gene encoding multiple monosaccharide ABC transporter ATP-binding protein has product MRSIVKTFPGVKALSDVTLTVRPGEVHAICGENGAGKSTLMKVLSGVHPYGSYEGEVRFEGEECRFRDIRASERQGIVIIHQELALVPYLSLAENLFLGNEHARRGLIDWTETLRHATKLLRRVGLDEHPETRVADIGVGKQQLVEIAKALAKSVRLLILDEPTAALNDEDSGKLLDLILELKAQGITCIVISHKLNEIRRVADSVTVLRDGRSVETLDVRAPETTEERIIAGMVGRDLDHRFPERPPHQAESGAAPALEVRGWTVRHPIDRQRKVVDDVSIEVRRGEIVGIAGLMGAGRTELAMSVFGRSYGRYAGGTVFKDGREIRTRTVAEAVGHGIAYVTEDRKHYGLNLIDTVHRNVSLTALGKLARRGIVDEHAERRAAEGFRTAMNIKAPTVLEPVGRLSGGNQQKVVLSKWIFADPDVLILDEPTRGIDVGAKYEIYTVIGRLAAEGRAVVFISSELPELLGMCDRIYTMAAGRLTGEVPGAGATQEALMRLMTRDEEVTP; this is encoded by the coding sequence ATGCGCTCGATCGTCAAGACCTTCCCCGGCGTCAAGGCCCTCTCCGACGTCACCCTGACCGTCCGCCCCGGCGAGGTGCACGCCATCTGCGGGGAGAACGGTGCCGGGAAGTCCACCCTGATGAAGGTGCTCTCCGGCGTCCATCCGTACGGCAGTTACGAGGGCGAGGTGCGCTTCGAGGGGGAGGAGTGCCGGTTCCGGGACATCCGGGCCAGTGAGCGGCAGGGCATCGTCATCATCCACCAGGAACTGGCCCTGGTGCCCTACCTCTCCCTCGCGGAGAACCTGTTCCTCGGCAACGAGCACGCCCGGCGCGGTCTGATCGACTGGACGGAGACCCTGCGGCACGCCACGAAGCTGCTGCGCCGGGTCGGCCTGGACGAGCACCCGGAGACCCGGGTCGCGGACATCGGCGTGGGCAAGCAGCAGTTGGTGGAGATCGCCAAGGCGCTGGCGAAGTCGGTGCGGCTGCTGATCCTGGACGAGCCGACGGCCGCGCTGAACGACGAGGACAGCGGGAAACTCCTGGACCTGATCCTGGAGTTGAAGGCCCAGGGCATCACCTGCATCGTCATCTCGCACAAGCTGAACGAGATCCGCCGGGTCGCCGACTCGGTGACCGTCCTCCGGGACGGCCGCTCGGTGGAGACCCTGGACGTGCGGGCGCCGGAGACCACCGAGGAGCGGATCATCGCGGGCATGGTCGGCCGCGACCTCGACCACCGCTTCCCCGAACGCCCGCCGCACCAGGCGGAGTCGGGGGCGGCCCCCGCGCTGGAGGTGCGCGGCTGGACCGTACGGCATCCCATCGACCGGCAGCGCAAGGTCGTCGACGACGTATCGATCGAGGTGCGCCGGGGCGAGATCGTCGGCATCGCCGGGCTGATGGGCGCGGGCCGCACCGAGCTGGCGATGAGCGTGTTCGGCCGCTCCTACGGCCGGTACGCGGGCGGCACGGTGTTCAAGGACGGCCGGGAGATCCGTACCCGGACCGTGGCGGAGGCGGTCGGGCACGGGATCGCGTACGTCACCGAGGACCGCAAGCACTACGGGCTCAACCTCATCGACACCGTGCACCGCAACGTCTCGCTGACCGCGCTGGGCAAGCTGGCCCGGCGCGGGATCGTGGACGAGCACGCGGAGCGCCGGGCGGCGGAGGGGTTCCGTACCGCCATGAACATCAAGGCGCCGACGGTGCTGGAGCCGGTGGGCCGGCTGTCGGGCGGCAACCAGCAGAAGGTCGTCCTCAGCAAGTGGATCTTCGCGGACCCGGACGTGCTGATCCTGGACGAGCCGACGCGGGGCATCGACGTGGGCGCCAAGTACGAGATCTACACCGTGATCGGCCGGCTCGCCGCCGAGGGCCGAGCGGTCGTCTTCATCTCCTCCGAACTGCCCGAGCTGCTCGGCATGTGCGACCGGATCTACACCATGGCCGCCGGGCGGCTGACCGGCGAGGTGCCAGGGGCCGGGGCCACACAGGAAGCGCTGATGCGCCTGATGACCAGAGACGAAGAGGTGACGCCATGA